Proteins co-encoded in one Astatotilapia calliptera chromosome 18, fAstCal1.2, whole genome shotgun sequence genomic window:
- the LOC113010246 gene encoding uncharacterized protein LOC113010246 produces the protein MFSRFKGEKSPIKLSDAVKKISKLLESHSGHLPVYVIPLKNDKFNVDGCKSFSFGEESSKPNRTIMVLGATGAGKTTLINGMINYILGVKWEDPYRFNLVNETQSTSQAHSQTSEVAVYKINHQEGFQIPFSLTIVDTPGFGDTRGIERDREIVEQLRNLFTSSHGVSEIDAVCFVAQAALARLTPTQKYVFDSVLSIFGKDVAENISIVVTFADGQRPPVLEAINAAGVPCPKTKDGLPVHFKFNNSALFANNKSAEGDRMSDDDDEGDFDQMFWEMGTKSMKRFFATLNKIETKSLTLTKEVLRERKQLEISVENLQEQVKLGLAKLEEIKETREKLKEYEAEIGRNENFEFEVTVKKPVQVDISGSGNYITNCQQCHATCHYPCAYANDADKRSCGAMGPDGYCTQCPGKCIWNVHFNQKYKWGYEDVKEKRTIKELEEKYREARGEKMTVQKVIDKLKAEYKSLQADVVKLMERSSKCLNRLKEIALKANPLSTPEYIDMLIEGEKSEGKPGWKQRVQSLRSMKEKAETMAKIEQGKKLLRHQESLDVNA, from the coding sequence ATGTTCAGCCGCTTTAAGGGAGAAAAAAGCCCCATAAAGCTTTCAGATGCTGTTAAAAAGATCAGCAAACTGCTGGAATCACATTCAGGACATCTCCCGGTTTATGTCATTCCCCTAAAAAATGATAAATTCAATGTCGATGGATGCAAGAGTTTTAGTTTTGGAGAAGAGTCCAGTAAACCTAATCGCACCATAATGGTTCTTGGAGCAACCGGTGCTGGGAAGACAACTCTCATCAACGGGATGATCAATTACATTTTAGGTGTTAAATGGGAGGATCCATATCGCTTTAACTTGGTGAATGAAACTCAGTCAACATCACAAGCTCACAGTCAGACCTCTGAAGTCGCTGTGTACAAAATCAACCACCAGGAGGGATTTCAAATCCCGTTCTCTCTGACCATTGTGGACACTCCAGGCTTTGGAGATACAAGAGGcatagaaagagacagagagatcgTAGAGCAGCTACGTAATCTCTTCACTTCCTCACATGGTGTCAGTGAAATcgatgctgtgtgttttgtagctCAGGCTGCTTTAGCACGACTCACACCAACACAGAAATATGTGTTTGATTCAGTGCTCTCAATCTTTGGCAAAGATGTGGCAGAAAACATCAGCATTGTGGTGACATTTGCAGACGGTCAGCGACCTCCAGTTCTCGAGGCGATCAATGCTGCAGGAGTCCCATGTCCTAAAACAAAAGACGGGCTGCCGGTTCACTTCAAATTCAATAACTCAGCGCTGTTTGCAAATAACAAATCAGCTGAAGGAGACAGAatgagtgatgatgatgatgaaggagaCTTTGATCAGATGTTTTGGGAGATGGGGACAAAAAGCATGAAAAGGTTTTTTGCCACTCTGAATAAAATAGAAACTAAAAGCTTGACACTGACAAAGGAAGtcctcagagaaagaaagcagCTCGAGATTTCAGTTGAGAATCTGCAGGAGCAGGTGAAACTTGGGTTAGCCAAGCTTGAGGAGATAAAAGAGACGAGGGAAAAACTTAAAGAATATGAAGCAGAGATCGGCAGAAATGAGAACTTTGAATTTGAAGTTACTGTCAAAAAGCCTGTTCAGGTGGACATTTCTGGCTCTGGAAACTACATCACCAACTGTCAGCAGTGTCATGCCACCTGCCATTACCCTTGTGCCTATGCAAATGATGCAGATAAAAGGAGCTGTGGAGCAATGGGGCCAGATGGATATTGTACTCAATGTCCAGGAAAATGTATTTGGAATGTACACTTTAATCAGAAGTACAAATGGGGCTATGAAgatgttaaagaaaaaagaacaataaaggaGCTGGAAGAAAAGTATCGGGAAGCCAGAGGAGAGAAGATGACTGTTCAGAAAGTGATTGATAAACTGAAGGCTGAGTATAAAAGTTTGCAGGCTGACGTAGTGAAACTGATGGAGAGATCTTCCAAGTGTCTGAACAGACTCAAAGAGATAGCACTGAAGGCAAACCCTCTGTCCACTCCAGAGTACATCGACATGCTTATTGAAGGAGAGAAATCTGAGGGCAAACCAGGCTGGAAGCAACGAGTTCAGTCTCTGAGGTCCATGAAGGAAAAAGCAGAGACAATGGCTAAAATAGAGCAAGGCAAGAAACTCCTGCGTCATCAAGAATCACTTGATGTTAATGCTTAG
- the LOC113010188 gene encoding uncharacterized protein LOC113010188, which translates to MKEDIVCETAAFPRTLKHSCYTEMDAEASRTMEVATLGRPFSLGMLYDCRQDLVIPGMTLWDCNDLEKDRREQEQPNTESEIVASESIEDKSSALNVEASLKASFLGGLVEVGGSAKYLNDHKTSKYQARVTLNYKTTTKFQELSMNHLGRGNVKHPYVFEQGIATHVVTGILYGAQAFFVFDREVSKGETHQDIQGSLKVMIKKIPLLSIEGEGSLKMEDKDKNSVEKFSCRFYGDFCLKKPPTTFQEAVEVYKSLPTLLGTNGEKAVPMKVWLLPLTSLDSCAAKLVRQISIRLVQESQSVLEDFSELETRCNDALRTSTVQQFPQISKKLTSFKEMCSEFKLGFQQMLAKRLPSIRGGGEEEAELAEILKKRHSSPFNSKNLTEWMDCKEREISILKSFTNMMKNTKTVPSQNNLHEELLSVEHGLCFVFTSLGKDEPYLSALSDYLRETTKTDVHVYHTYNVEKEQWYLSKEVADDMRKEAKLFSDFAEANKENKNIKFLTVGLTNETQEGSSIYLYEGGFAVSENFEPPSKPETVTAADINHNSVTLKISPPRFGAENITSYSVEYCVSGEDGWQQKTEAKAEEVTVRDLKPNTEYVFRCRAVTSAGVGPANVISDAIKTLPCSPPGNPQAQPYSSEISVSWEKPAELGEDVQILSYIVEYAKTDSSSTINDLEWNQAISGGEKAIISGLQSETQYAVRVRCDCGVDGRSKESIIVNVCTTKREFARLAEYLKHISKKTNSKLPPVYKLPLEEEDMDMDGCRRYIFGKESMRQNRTIMLLGATGSGKSTLINGMINYIVGVEWNDGFRFKLVDEDPTSSQAHSQTSEVTVYEIHHQEGFKIPFSMTIVDTPGFGDTRGVARDKEITEQIRRLFTSPNGVSEIDAVCFVTQASLARLTATQRYVFDSVLSIFGKDVAENIEMLVTFADGKEPPVLEAITVSAVPCPKNELGLPVHFKFNNSALFADNRCNRDCEVDFDEDDASFDEMFWKMGAKSMEKFFTALGKMETKSLLMTKEVLKERKQLETAIEGLQPQVRTGLAKLEEIKTTKEKIKEYEAVITSNENFEIEVDVIKPVQKPITEKGAFITNCQKCSITCHYPCAIAQDSEKRGCASMDKNGMCTVCPGKCIWSVHFNQTYSWEYVQVKEKQTVQELKRKYETANKEKMTVQELIERQEEEIVHLQDMMVSLMDQSAHCITRLQEISLRPNPLTTPEYIDMMIEGERSEAKEGYQARIKSLEAMKERANLISKVTRRDKLSKTEEELSEERKEKKEKKGFVKKVLNFFGYSG; encoded by the exons ATGAAAGAGGATATAGTGTGTGAAACTGCAGCCTTCCCTAGGACACTCAAACATTCCTGCT ATACAGAGATGGATGCTGAAGCTAGCAGAACGATGGAGGTCGCGACGCTCGGCCGGCCCTTCAGCCTTGGGATGCTGTATGACTGCCGCCAGGATTTAGTCATACCTG GAATGACACTGTGGGACTGTAATGACCTGGAAAAAGATAGACGAGAACAAGAACAACCTAACACTGAATCTGAAATAGTTGCATCTGAATCAATTGAGGACAAATCTTCAGCATTAAATGTTGAGGCATCCCTGAAGGCAAGTTTCTTGGGAGGACTGGTTGAGGTTGGAGGATCAGCCAAATATCTCAATGATCACAAAACATCCAAATACCAGGCCAGAGTGACACTGAACTACAAAACTACAACAAAGTTCCAGGAACTGTCAATGAATCACCTTGGAAGAGGCAACGTAAAACATCCCTATGTTTTTGAGCAAGGAATAGCAACACATGTAGTCACAGGTATCCTTTATGGGGCTCaagctttctttgtgtttgaccGTGAGGTTTCTAAAGGGGAAACTCATCAAGACATCCAGGGCAGCTTGAAGGTGATGATCAAGAAGATCCCCTTGCTTTCCATAGAGGGTGAAGGTTCCCTGAAAATGGAAGataaggacaaaaacagtgttgAGAAATTCTCCTGCAGATTCTATGGAGACTTTTGCCTTaagaaacctccaacaacaTTTCAGGAAGCTGTAGAAGTCTACAAAAGCCTTCCAACATTACTAGGAACCAATGGCGAAAAGGCTGTACCAATGAAGGTCTGGCTGTTACCTTTGACAAGTTTAGATTCTTGTGCTGCTAAACTCGTCCGTCAGATAAGTATAAGATTAGTTCAGGAATCACAGAGCGTCCTGGAGGATTTCAGTGAACTGGAAACAAGGTGTAACGATGCACTGAGAACTTCCACTGTCCAACAGTTCCCACAGATTAGCAAAAAACTGAcaagttttaaagaaatgtgttcCGAGTTCAAGCTGGGATTTCAGCAGATGTTAGCGAAGAGACTACCATCaatcagaggaggaggagaagaggaggctGAACTCGCTGAGATCCTGAAGAAGAGACATTCTTCACCTTTCAACAGCAAAAACCTGACTGAGTGGATGGACTgtaaagaaagagaaatcagTATCTTAAAGTCTTTCACCAACATGATGAAAAACACCAAGACTGTCCCATCTCAGAATAATCTACATGAGGAACTTCTCAGTGTAGAGCATggcctgtgttttgttttcacctCACTGGGGAAGGATGAACCGTACCTCTCAGCTTTATCAGACTACCTGAGAGAAACAACCAAAACAGACGTTCACGTTTATCATACTTACAATGTAGAGAAGGAACAATGGTACCTTTCAAAAGAAGTAGCAGATGATATGAGGAAGGAAGCAAAACTCTTCAGTGATTTTGCAGAGGCCAACAAGGAAAACAAGAACATTAAGTTCCTTACAGTGGGGTTAACTAATGAGACACAGGAAGGTTCCAGCATCTACCTTTATGAAGGTGGATTTGCtgtcagtgagaactttgagcCTCCTTCAAAGCCTGAAACTGTGACTGCAGCTGACATAAACCACAACAGTGTGACACTGAAGATTTCTCCACCCAGATTTGGAGCGGAGAACATCACCTCCTACTCTGTTGAGTACTGTGTCAGTGGAGAGGATGGATGGCAGCAAAAGACAGAAGCAAAGGCTGAAGAAGTCACAGTGAGAGATCTGAAGCCAAACACAGAGTATGTGTTCAGATGCAGAGCAGTGACCTCAGCAGGTGTCGGACCAGCTAATGTAATCAGTGATGCCATTAAAACTTTACCCTGCAGCCCTCCTGGAAATCCTCAAGCTCAGCCATATTCAAGTGAGATATCAGTTAGCTGGGAGAAACCTGCTGAGCTTGGAGAGGATGTCCAGATACTGAGTTACATAGTGGAATACGCAAAAACAGATAGCAGCTCAACAATAAATGACCTCGAGTGGAATCAAGCAATTTCAGGAGGTGAGAAGGCCATCATTTCAGGGCTTCAGTCAGAGACACAATATGCAGTCAGGGTCAGATGTGACTGTGGTGTAGATGGAAGAAGCAAGGAAAGCATCATTGTTAATGTCTGCACAACAAAGCGTGAATTTGCACGTCTTGCTGAGTACCTAAAACATAtcagcaagaaaacaaactcaaagCTGCCCCCAGTTTACAAACTGCCCCTGGAAGAAGAAGATATGGACATGGATGGATGTCGGAGGTATATCTTTGGCAAAGAAAGCATGAGGCAGAATCGCACAATAATGCTTCTTGGAGCAACAGGATCAGGAAAGTCTACTCTCATCAATGGAATGATCAACTACATTGTTGGTGTAGAGTGGAACGACGGTTTCAGATTTAAGTTAGTTGATGAGGATCCAACCAGTTCACAAGCTCACAGTCAGACATCTGAAGTCACTGTGTATGAAATCCACCACCAGGAAGGCTTTAAAATCCCGTTCTCCATGACCATTGTTGACACTCCAGGTTTTGGAGATACAAGAGGAGTAGCAAGAGACAAGGAGATCACAGAGCAAATCCGCAGGCTTTTCACCTCTCCTAATGGAGTCAGTGAGATTGATGCAGTGTGTTTTGTTACTCAGGCCTCTCTTGCACGACTAACAGCAACACAGAGATATGTGTTTGACTCGGTGCTCTCCATTTTTGGCAAAGATGTTGCAGAGAACATTGAAATGCTGGTGACTTTTGCTGATGGCAAAGAACCACCAGTTCTTGAGGCAATAACCGTTTCTGCAGTCCCGTGTCCAAAAAATGAGTTAGGGCTTCCGGTTCACTTCAAGTTCAATAACTCAGCATTATTTGCAGACAACAGATGCAACAGAGACTGTGAAGTGGATTTTGATGAAGATGATGCCAGCTTTGATGAAATGTTTTGGAAGATGGGAGCCAAGAGTATGGAGAAGTTCTTCACTGCTTTGGGTAAAATGGAAACCAAAAGCTTGCTAATGACCAAAGAAGTCTTAAAGGAGCGCAAACAGCTTGAAACAGCCATCGAAGGTTTGCAGCCACAAGTTAGAACTGGATTAGCAAAGCTTGAAGAAATTAAGACAACCAAAGAAAAGATCAAAGAGTATGAAGCAGTCATAACTTCAAATGAAAACTTTGAGATTGAGGTGGATGTTATTAAACCAGTCCAAAAACCAATCACAGAGAAAGGAGCATTCATCACCAACTGCCAGAAATGTTCAATAACATGTCACTACCCATGTGCAATAGCACAGGATAGTGAGAAACGTGGCTGTGCATCAATGGATAAGAACGGGATGTGCACTGTCTGTCCTGGAAAATGCATTTGGAGTGTGCATTTCAATCAGACATACAGTTGGGAGTATGTTCAAGTGAAAGAGAAGCAGACAGTGCAAGAGCTGAAACGCAAGTATGAAACAGCTAATAAAGAAAAGATGACTGTTCAGGAACTGATTGAGAGGCAGGAAGAGGAGATTGTTCACCTTCAGGACATGATGGTGTCCCTCATGGATCAGTCAGCTCACTGTATAACTCGACTGCAAGAGATCAGCCTGAGGCCAAACCCTCTGACCACCCCAGAGTACATTGACATGATGATTGAGGGAGAAAGATCAGAGGCCAAAGAGGGTTACCAGGCTCGAATCAAATCTTTGGAGGCAATGAAGGAGAGGGCAAATCTTATCTCCAAGGTAACGCGACGAGACAAACTTTCAAAAACGGAGGAGGAATTATCCGAggaaagaaaggagaagaaggaaaagaaaggctTTGTTAAGAAAGTTCTAAATTTCTTTGGATATTCAGGTTAA